The Diabrotica undecimpunctata isolate CICGRU unplaced genomic scaffold, icDiaUnde3 ctg00000781.1, whole genome shotgun sequence genome includes a region encoding these proteins:
- the LOC140431460 gene encoding uncharacterized protein → MAGDSGFPLAIHDIRLIVKCFLDSSGRTVKIFKNNLPGKEFVISFLQRHKQILANKFCQIVKRSRTIIDENIINDYFDELQVTLDGVDANLILNYDETNITDDPGKKKVVVRRGCRHPERIIDTSKSSTSVMFSGTADGTMLPLYIVYKSENLYNIWTENGPKGTIYNRSKSGWFNLEIFEDWFRTVALPYFRKLRNDLIKVMIGDNLSSHISPWIIEECKERNIKFVLLPANSTGLTQPLDVAFFRPLKMKWHETLDEWKSENRGTIPKDKFPRLLKKCLDNIGVENISKNIMSGFRGAGIFPLDRNQVIKRLPSAMKILQSDNDSLTVWSGFRHCRPIWKKVGESKPSLQEK, encoded by the coding sequence ATGGCTGGTGACTCGGGCTTTCCCTTAGCAATTCATGATATTAGACTGATCGTTAAGTGTTTTCTTGATAGTTCAGGTAGGACagtaaaaatattcaaaaataaccTTCCTGGTAAAGAATTTGTAATTTCATTTTTGCAAAGGCATAAGCAAATTCTTGCAAATAAATTTTGCCAAATCGTTAAGCGATCGAGGACAATAATTgatgaaaatattataaatgaTTACTTTGATGAACTCCAGGTAACTCTGGATGGTGTTGATGCAAACCTAATTCTAAACTACGATGAGACGAACATCACAGATGATCCAGGAAAGAAAAAGGTTGTAGTTAGACGAGGGTGCAGACACCCTGAGAGAATTATTGACACCAGTAAGTCAAGCACATCTGTGATGTTCAGTGGTACTGCTGATGGAACGATGTTACCACTTTATATAGTTTACAAGTCTGAAAATCTATACAACATTTGGACGGAGAATGGTCCTAAGGGTACAATTTATAACCGATCCAAAAGTGGTTGGTTTAATCTAGAAATATTTGAAGACTGGTTTCGCACTGTCGCTCTCCCTTATTTTAGGAAATTGCGCAATGATTTGATTAAAGTAATGATTGGCGATAACCTGTCAAGTCATATATCACCTTGGATTATTGAAGAATGCAAAGAAAGGAACATCAAATTTGTTCTCCTCCCTGCTAATAGTACTGGGTTAACACAACCTCTCGATGTGGCCTTTTTTCGGCCTTTGAAGATGAAGTGGCATGAAACTCTTGATGAGTGGAAGAGCGAAAACCGAGGTACCATTCCAAAGGATAAGTTTCCACGGTTACTAAAGAAATGCCTCGACAATATTGGTGTTgaaaatatttccaaaaatattATGAGTGGTTTTAGAGGAGCAGGAATTTTTCCTCTCGATAGGAATCAAGTGATCAAGAGACTTCCTTCTGCAATGAAAATCCTTCAGTCTGATAATGATTCACTAACAGTCTGGAGTGGGTTCAGACATTGCAGACCTATTTGGAAGAAAGTAGGAGAAAGCAAACCCAGCCTTCAAGAAAAATAA